The Streptomyces sp. RKAG293 genome includes a region encoding these proteins:
- a CDS encoding DUF742 domain-containing protein — protein MSMSLPQRGLDRRTARVRPYALTGGRTRFGHVLFVETFVASIDGQEPNFVLTAGRWAERVMPEMRAIVELCRRMRSVAEISALLRMPLGVVRVLLSDLADQGRIRVYGTGHGPGSPDRALLERVLGGLRRL, from the coding sequence ATGTCCATGTCCCTGCCCCAGCGCGGCCTCGACCGCCGCACCGCCCGGGTCCGCCCGTACGCACTGACCGGCGGACGCACCCGTTTCGGCCATGTGCTGTTCGTCGAGACCTTCGTGGCGAGCATCGACGGCCAGGAGCCGAATTTCGTGCTGACCGCCGGCCGCTGGGCCGAGCGGGTGATGCCGGAGATGCGCGCGATCGTGGAGTTGTGCCGCAGAATGCGGTCGGTGGCCGAGATCTCGGCACTGCTGCGGATGCCGCTCGGCGTCGTCCGCGTACTGCTCAGCGACCTGGCTGATCAGGGGAGGATCCGCGTCTACGGCACCGGGCACGGCCCCGGCAGCCCGGATCGCGCGCTGTTGGAAAGGGTGCTCGGTGGACTTCGCAGGCTTTGA
- a CDS encoding styrene monooxygenase/indole monooxygenase family protein: MRKILIVGAGQAGLQLALGLQGRGYEVTLMSNRTADEIRDGRVMSTQCMFDTALRHERDLGINFWEEQAPRIEGLGVSVAAPDASRPIDWVGRLDGYAQSVDQRVKMAGWMETFAERGGKLVIHGVAVSDLDYFSRAYDLVLVAAGKGELVSMFRRDASRSPYEAPQRALAVAYVHGLGPRPEHPDFLAVRCNLVPGVGELFVMPTLTTSGPADILFWEGVPGGPLDVFQGVKDPEEHLRLTLDLMRQFTPWEYDRARSVELTDANGTLAGRYAPTVRQGVAELPSGGLVLGVADVVVANDPITGQGSNSAAKCAASYLESITERGDQPFDGAWMQSAFDRYWRIAEPVTKWTNAMLAPPPEHVLQLIGAAGGLQPVADRFANGFNDPADYEQWFFDPELAAAYLGEVQAGQAAQPAQPAQSAQSA; encoded by the coding sequence ATGCGCAAGATACTCATCGTCGGAGCCGGTCAGGCCGGGCTCCAACTGGCCCTGGGTCTGCAGGGCCGTGGCTATGAAGTCACCCTCATGTCCAACCGCACGGCCGACGAGATACGCGACGGCCGGGTGATGTCCACCCAGTGCATGTTCGACACCGCGCTGCGGCACGAGCGCGATCTGGGCATCAACTTCTGGGAGGAGCAGGCGCCGCGCATCGAGGGTCTCGGTGTCTCGGTCGCGGCCCCGGACGCGTCGCGTCCCATCGACTGGGTCGGCCGCCTGGACGGCTACGCGCAGTCCGTCGACCAGCGGGTGAAGATGGCCGGCTGGATGGAGACCTTCGCCGAGCGCGGCGGCAAGCTCGTCATCCACGGTGTCGCGGTCTCCGACCTCGATTACTTCTCGCGCGCCTACGACCTGGTGCTGGTCGCCGCGGGCAAGGGCGAGCTGGTCTCCATGTTCCGCCGCGACGCGTCCCGTTCGCCCTACGAGGCCCCGCAGCGCGCACTGGCGGTCGCGTACGTGCACGGTCTCGGCCCGCGCCCCGAGCACCCCGACTTCCTGGCGGTGCGCTGCAACCTGGTGCCGGGCGTCGGCGAACTCTTCGTCATGCCGACCCTCACCACCTCGGGTCCCGCCGACATCCTCTTCTGGGAGGGCGTCCCCGGCGGTCCCCTCGACGTCTTCCAGGGCGTCAAGGACCCCGAGGAGCACCTGCGCCTCACCCTCGACCTGATGCGGCAGTTCACCCCGTGGGAGTACGACCGGGCCCGCTCGGTGGAACTCACCGACGCGAACGGCACTCTCGCCGGCCGGTACGCGCCGACGGTGCGGCAGGGCGTCGCCGAACTGCCGTCGGGCGGTCTCGTCCTCGGCGTCGCCGATGTCGTGGTCGCGAACGACCCCATCACCGGGCAGGGCTCCAACAGCGCCGCCAAGTGCGCCGCGTCCTATCTGGAGAGCATCACGGAGCGCGGCGACCAGCCCTTCGACGGCGCGTGGATGCAGTCCGCCTTCGACCGGTACTGGCGGATCGCCGAGCCGGTCACCAAGTGGACGAACGCGATGCTCGCGCCGCCGCCCGAGCACGTTCTCCAGCTGATCGGCGCCGCGGGCGGGCTGCAGCCCGTCGCGGACCGCTTCGCCAACGGGTTCAACGACCCGGCCGACTACGAGCAGTGGTTCTTCGACCCGGAGCTGGCCGCGGCCTACCTCGGCGAGGTCCAGGCCGGACAGGCCGCGCAGCCCGCGCAGCCCGCGCAGAGCGCGCAGAGCGCGTAA
- a CDS encoding roadblock/LC7 domain-containing protein, translating to MNAASTDTKDLSHEARNLRWLLSNFVEEVPGVHSVAVVSSDGLLLINSDPDPAAAAEPGGQQPPAGPADARADLATVVSGLASLTDGAARLMDGGRVRQTAVAMDEGSLFVMSISDGSLLGVHASADCDMSVVGYHMALFVGRAGHVLTPALRNELRRSQEAAASESGAR from the coding sequence TTGAACGCGGCGAGTACGGATACGAAGGACCTGAGCCATGAAGCCCGGAATCTCCGGTGGTTGCTGAGCAACTTCGTCGAGGAGGTGCCGGGCGTCCACTCGGTCGCCGTGGTCTCCTCCGACGGACTGCTGCTGATCAACTCCGACCCGGATCCGGCGGCAGCGGCGGAACCCGGCGGGCAGCAGCCGCCGGCCGGCCCCGCGGACGCCCGTGCGGACCTGGCCACGGTCGTCTCCGGCCTCGCCTCGCTGACCGACGGCGCGGCGCGCCTGATGGACGGCGGCCGGGTCCGGCAGACCGCGGTCGCGATGGACGAGGGCAGTCTCTTCGTGATGTCGATCAGCGACGGCTCGCTGCTCGGCGTCCACGCCTCCGCCGATTGCGACATGAGCGTCGTGGGGTACCACATGGCCCTCTTCGTCGGCCGGGCCGGACACGTGCTGACCCCGGCGCTCCGCAACGAGCTGCGCCGGTCCCAGGAGGCCGCCGCCTCCGAGAGCGGGGCCCGCTGA
- a CDS encoding ATP-binding protein, with protein MRLWARLWAALRPYDPLRSIKAALQLLVVVSVLITTLLVIVAIHSATELRVITIFSIIACLLITQFVAHGLTAPLREMTAVARAMAQGDYSRRVARVRRDEVGELAETFNRMAADLEAVDQHRKELVANVSHELRTPIAALRAVLENVVDGVSEADPETMRTALQQTERLGKLVSQLLDLSRLDSGAVHLDAKPFEVWPYLSAVLKTASLGMEGAARAGQRSRPRADVHLHLDVSPPELTAYADAERLHQVVANLVDNAVKHSPPGGRVTVRARRGAVPGSLDLDVRDEGPGIPESERNRVFDRFNRGAHPGGDGGTGLGLAIARWAVDLHGGDIEVAESPRGCRIRVTLPGSVPAQR; from the coding sequence ATGAGGCTGTGGGCGCGCCTGTGGGCGGCGCTGAGGCCCTACGACCCGCTGCGGTCCATCAAGGCGGCCCTGCAGCTGCTGGTCGTCGTCTCGGTGCTGATCACGACACTGCTGGTGATCGTCGCGATCCACTCCGCCACCGAGCTGCGGGTGATCACGATCTTCTCGATCATCGCCTGTCTGCTGATCACCCAGTTCGTGGCGCACGGCCTGACGGCGCCGCTGCGGGAGATGACCGCGGTCGCGCGGGCCATGGCCCAGGGCGACTACAGCCGCCGGGTGGCGCGGGTACGGCGCGACGAGGTCGGTGAGCTGGCGGAGACGTTCAACCGCATGGCGGCCGATCTGGAGGCCGTCGACCAGCACCGCAAGGAACTGGTGGCGAATGTCTCACATGAGCTCCGGACGCCCATCGCGGCCCTGCGGGCGGTCCTGGAGAACGTCGTCGACGGGGTGTCCGAGGCCGATCCCGAGACGATGCGGACCGCGCTGCAGCAGACCGAGCGGCTGGGCAAGCTGGTCAGCCAGCTGCTGGACCTGTCGCGGCTGGACAGCGGCGCGGTGCACCTGGACGCCAAGCCCTTCGAGGTCTGGCCCTATCTGTCGGCCGTGCTGAAGACGGCCAGCCTGGGCATGGAGGGCGCCGCCCGCGCCGGCCAGCGCAGCCGCCCCCGCGCCGACGTGCATCTGCACCTGGACGTCTCACCGCCGGAGCTGACCGCGTACGCCGACGCCGAACGGCTGCACCAGGTGGTGGCCAACCTCGTCGACAACGCCGTGAAGCACAGCCCGCCCGGCGGCCGGGTCACCGTCCGCGCCCGGCGCGGGGCCGTGCCCGGGAGCCTGGACCTGGATGTGCGGGACGAGGGTCCCGGCATCCCGGAGTCCGAGCGCAACCGGGTCTTCGACCGCTTCAACCGGGGCGCCCACCCCGGCGGCGACGGCGGTACTGGGCTGGGTCTGGCCATCGCCCGCTGGGCGGTCGATCTGCACGGCGGGGACATCGAGGTGGCCGAATCCCCCCGTGGCTGCCGGATCCGCGTCACGCTTCCGGGTTCGGTTCCCGCGCAACGTTGA
- a CDS encoding ATP/GTP-binding protein: MDFAGFEETGGTQEWQTERGRAPVSTKIVVAGGFGVGKTTFVGSISEITPLTTEAVMTRASESVDDLGSTPDKTTTTVAMDFGRITLDQDLVLYVFGTPGQQRFWFMWDDLVRGAIGAIVLADTRRLAECFPALDYFEGCGLPYTVAVNQFEGTPEYTEQDVREALAVPPHIPVLICDARKRYSVVEALMALVAHALAEQPL; encoded by the coding sequence GTGGACTTCGCAGGCTTTGAGGAGACCGGCGGCACGCAGGAGTGGCAGACGGAGCGCGGGCGCGCGCCGGTCTCCACCAAGATCGTGGTCGCGGGCGGCTTCGGCGTGGGCAAGACGACCTTCGTCGGCTCGATCTCGGAGATCACGCCGCTCACCACCGAGGCGGTGATGACGCGGGCCAGCGAGTCCGTGGACGACCTGGGCTCGACCCCGGACAAGACGACGACCACCGTCGCGATGGACTTCGGCCGGATCACCCTGGACCAGGACCTCGTGCTGTACGTCTTCGGCACGCCGGGCCAGCAGCGCTTCTGGTTCATGTGGGACGACCTGGTGCGCGGCGCGATCGGCGCGATCGTGCTGGCGGACACCCGGCGGCTGGCCGAGTGCTTCCCCGCGCTCGACTACTTCGAGGGCTGCGGACTCCCGTACACCGTGGCGGTCAACCAGTTCGAGGGCACTCCCGAATACACCGAGCAGGACGTCCGCGAGGCGCTCGCCGTACCGCCGCACATACCGGTGTTGATCTGTGACGCCCGGAAGCGGTATTCGGTAGTGGAGGCACTCATGGCGCTGGTGGCGCACGCCTTGGCCGAACAGCCGCTCTGA
- a CDS encoding response regulator transcription factor, with protein sequence MDSTQTTPGAQRRVLVVEDDPTIADAIAARLRAEGFQVRTAGDGPTAVETAIAWQPDLLVLDVMLPGYDGLEVCRRVQAQRPVPVLMLTARDDETDMLVGLGVGADDYMTKPFSMRELAARVHVLLRRVERANIAAHSPRGGSLLLGDLEIDNSQRRVRVRGTDVHLTPTEFDLLVCLAQQPRAVLSREQLLAEVWDWADASGTRTVDSHVKALRRKIGAERIRTVHGVGYALETPAP encoded by the coding sequence ATGGACAGCACACAGACGACACCAGGCGCACAGCGCCGGGTGCTGGTGGTGGAGGACGATCCGACGATCGCCGACGCCATCGCGGCCAGGCTGCGCGCCGAGGGGTTCCAGGTACGCACGGCGGGCGACGGACCCACCGCGGTGGAGACCGCGATCGCCTGGCAGCCCGATCTGCTGGTGCTCGACGTCATGCTGCCGGGCTACGACGGCCTGGAGGTCTGCCGCCGGGTCCAGGCACAGCGGCCGGTGCCGGTGCTGATGCTGACCGCGCGCGACGACGAGACCGACATGCTCGTCGGCCTCGGGGTCGGCGCGGACGACTACATGACCAAGCCGTTCTCCATGCGCGAGCTGGCCGCCCGGGTGCACGTGCTGCTGCGCCGCGTGGAGCGCGCGAACATAGCCGCGCACAGCCCGCGCGGCGGCAGTCTGCTCCTGGGCGACCTGGAGATCGACAACTCCCAGAGACGGGTCCGGGTGCGCGGCACGGATGTGCACCTGACCCCGACCGAATTCGACCTGCTGGTGTGCCTGGCCCAGCAGCCGCGCGCCGTCCTCTCCCGTGAGCAGCTGCTCGCCGAGGTCTGGGACTGGGCCGACGCGTCCGGCACCCGCACCGTCGACAGCCATGTGAAGGCGCTCCGCCGCAAGATCGGCGCCGAGCGGATCCGTACGGTGCACGGCGTCGGCTACGCGCTGGAGACCCCGGCCCCATGA
- a CDS encoding lysozyme: MSFGAQSAVHRSGFFRTGTAFTAGLLGTVLALLFTLPNAAGAVGSGPMTHPELDWMGSTIRAHEGGSTTGGVATPLVTQTPGMDVSGYQGNVNWSAAWSNGGRFAYVKATEGTSYTNPYFAQQYNGSYNVGMIRGAYHFALPDNSGGAAQADYFVNHGGGWSGDGKTLPGALDIEYNPYGATCYGLSAGSMVNWIAAFSNEYRARTGRYPTIYSSTNWWTQCTGNSSAFAADDPLWIPRYSTSVGTLPAGWGFHTIWQYADSGVFPGDQDRFNGAYDRLQAFANG, from the coding sequence ATGTCCTTCGGAGCCCAATCCGCCGTGCACAGATCAGGATTCTTCCGCACCGGAACCGCCTTCACGGCCGGACTGCTCGGCACTGTGCTCGCCCTCTTATTCACCCTGCCGAATGCCGCGGGCGCGGTCGGCAGCGGCCCGATGACCCACCCCGAACTCGACTGGATGGGCTCGACCATCCGCGCCCACGAGGGCGGCAGCACCACCGGAGGCGTGGCCACCCCACTGGTCACCCAGACTCCGGGCATGGACGTCAGCGGCTACCAGGGCAACGTCAACTGGTCCGCGGCCTGGTCCAACGGCGGACGGTTCGCCTACGTCAAGGCCACCGAGGGCACCTCGTACACCAATCCCTACTTCGCCCAGCAGTACAACGGCTCGTACAACGTCGGGATGATCCGCGGCGCGTACCACTTCGCGCTGCCGGACAACTCCGGCGGCGCCGCCCAGGCCGACTACTTCGTCAACCACGGCGGCGGCTGGTCCGGTGACGGCAAGACGCTGCCGGGCGCGCTCGACATCGAGTACAACCCGTACGGCGCCACCTGCTACGGCCTGAGCGCGGGCAGCATGGTCAACTGGATCGCCGCGTTCAGCAACGAGTACCGCGCCCGTACCGGCCGTTACCCGACGATCTACTCCTCCACCAACTGGTGGACCCAGTGCACCGGCAACAGCAGTGCCTTCGCCGCCGACGACCCGCTGTGGATCCCGCGCTACTCCACCAGCGTCGGCACCCTGCCGGCCGGCTGGGGCTTCCACACCATCTGGCAGTACGCCGACTCCGGCGTCTTCCCCGGTGACCAGGACCGCTTCAACGGGGCCTACGACCGGCTGCAGGCCTTCGCCAACGGATAA
- a CDS encoding nitrate- and nitrite sensing domain-containing protein, translating into MRSRLLAALLICAVIVPAAAAPGVAVAVRDVSDAQDEVTGAELAIRAISLSHSLADERDDMAAFVAGGRSTAPGTGAPGLSESQRSRVDRQAQSLSADEDTGAELREVLATLPQIRQEALTGTGTPQAVVAAYGPLLDALGRVTGPVTAPLSRAAALAATERGLLVSALTGTGSQRPLATDAQTAAVQERAALADFRATAPQDLRDQYSQTVTGADVTEAESDLRLLTDQPQMTGSDRALGTAGVKSALTARIDLMRSVESSLATAEADAAGERRDDAVTALELRVALAAVCLLVAVGVLVSTARSLTRPLAALHRFAKGGSEEARVVGDDEFATVARRINVLVTELRAVQARGLELGAEQTRLLGIRDALAAERDSLLRRQDAVSAAPAVSARTGTDRTGGPTTYVNLSLRTLGLVERQLALIEGLEEREQDPDRLETLFRLDHLATRMRRNSENLLVLAGTEHSHGGATAKPVPLVDVARAAISEIERYERVRIQVLPAGQLAGHAADDTSHLVAELLDNATAFSPPQSEVQLSGWMLENGEAMISVEDQGIGAPPERLAELNALLTDPEPAAPGNATGMGLYVVARLAARHGIRVQLREQKQGGIAAVVILPRRLLPAARPDEAPANPVEAAIAEPMPVPASEIPEPAAGSPEAVPVVAEASGDASVQHTGPERDPAGDRPTGGVVRPRHTPDDAQAEPAASDGSITGKGLPQRVPRSSGLTGEPAARRPERTGPVDAEALRRKFGGLQQGLRDGRRDAEEETRAADPGKAGPTGGTGAAGTIEEASR; encoded by the coding sequence GTGCGCAGCCGCTTGCTGGCCGCCCTGTTGATCTGTGCTGTCATCGTGCCGGCCGCGGCCGCGCCCGGGGTGGCGGTCGCCGTGCGCGACGTGTCCGACGCGCAGGACGAGGTGACGGGGGCCGAGTTGGCCATCCGGGCGATCTCGCTGTCGCACTCCCTGGCCGACGAACGCGACGACATGGCCGCCTTCGTCGCCGGCGGCCGCTCCACCGCGCCCGGCACCGGCGCCCCCGGGCTCTCCGAATCGCAGCGCAGCCGGGTGGACCGGCAGGCGCAGAGCCTCTCGGCCGACGAGGACACCGGCGCGGAACTGCGCGAAGTGCTGGCGACCCTCCCGCAGATCCGGCAGGAAGCGCTGACCGGCACCGGGACACCGCAGGCCGTCGTCGCCGCGTACGGCCCGCTGCTGGACGCCCTGGGCAGGGTGACGGGTCCGGTGACCGCACCGCTCAGCCGCGCCGCCGCGCTGGCCGCCACCGAACGCGGGCTGCTGGTGAGCGCGCTCACCGGCACCGGCTCCCAGCGGCCGCTGGCCACCGACGCGCAGACCGCCGCGGTCCAGGAGCGGGCCGCGCTCGCCGACTTCCGCGCCACCGCGCCCCAGGACCTCCGCGACCAGTACAGCCAGACCGTCACCGGCGCGGATGTCACCGAGGCCGAGAGCGACCTCCGGCTCCTCACCGACCAGCCGCAGATGACCGGTTCCGACCGGGCGCTCGGCACGGCCGGGGTGAAGTCCGCGCTCACCGCCAGGATCGACCTGATGCGCAGCGTCGAGTCCTCGCTCGCCACCGCCGAGGCCGACGCGGCGGGCGAACGGCGGGACGACGCGGTGACCGCCCTCGAACTGCGGGTCGCCCTCGCCGCGGTGTGCCTGCTGGTCGCCGTCGGCGTCCTCGTCTCCACCGCCCGCTCCCTCACCCGGCCGCTCGCCGCACTGCACCGCTTCGCCAAGGGCGGGTCCGAGGAGGCACGCGTCGTCGGCGACGACGAGTTCGCGACGGTCGCCCGCCGTATCAACGTGCTCGTCACCGAGCTGCGCGCCGTACAGGCCCGCGGCCTCGAACTCGGCGCGGAACAGACCCGGCTGCTCGGCATCCGCGACGCGCTCGCCGCGGAGCGCGACAGCCTGCTGCGCCGGCAGGACGCCGTGAGCGCCGCGCCCGCCGTGAGCGCCAGAACCGGCACCGACCGGACCGGCGGGCCCACCACGTACGTCAACCTGTCGCTGCGCACCCTGGGCCTGGTGGAGCGCCAGCTCGCCCTGATCGAGGGCCTGGAGGAGCGCGAGCAGGACCCGGACCGGCTGGAGACGCTCTTCCGGCTGGACCACCTCGCCACCCGGATGCGCCGCAACAGCGAGAACCTGCTGGTCCTCGCCGGCACCGAGCACAGCCACGGCGGCGCCACCGCCAAGCCCGTGCCGCTGGTCGACGTGGCCCGGGCGGCGATCTCGGAGATAGAGCGTTACGAGCGGGTGCGGATCCAGGTGCTGCCCGCCGGGCAGCTGGCCGGCCACGCGGCCGACGACACCAGCCACCTGGTGGCCGAACTGCTGGACAACGCGACCGCCTTCTCGCCTCCGCAGTCCGAAGTGCAGCTCTCCGGCTGGATGCTGGAGAACGGCGAGGCCATGATCTCCGTCGAGGACCAGGGCATCGGCGCTCCGCCGGAGCGGCTCGCCGAGCTGAACGCGCTGCTCACCGACCCCGAGCCGGCCGCGCCCGGCAACGCGACCGGTATGGGGCTGTACGTCGTGGCCCGGCTCGCCGCCCGCCACGGGATCCGCGTCCAGCTGCGCGAACAGAAGCAGGGCGGCATCGCGGCCGTCGTCATCCTGCCGCGCCGGCTGCTGCCCGCCGCCCGGCCCGACGAGGCTCCGGCCAACCCGGTGGAGGCCGCGATCGCGGAGCCGATGCCGGTGCCGGCGTCGGAGATTCCGGAGCCGGCGGCCGGGAGCCCGGAAGCGGTTCCGGTCGTGGCTGAGGCTTCGGGAGACGCGTCCGTGCAGCACACGGGACCCGAGCGGGACCCGGCCGGGGACCGGCCCACGGGCGGTGTCGTACGGCCGCGGCACACGCCCGACGACGCGCAAGCGGAACCCGCCGCATCCGACGGATCCATCACCGGCAAGGGCCTGCCGCAGCGCGTGCCGCGCAGCAGCGGGCTGACCGGCGAGCCGGCCGCGCGGCGGCCGGAAAGGACCGGGCCGGTGGACGCGGAGGCGCTACGGCGTAAGTTCGGCGGATTGCAGCAAGGACTTCGGGACGGACGACGGGACGCGGAAGAGGAGACCCGGGCGGCAGACCCGGGGAAGGCAGGCCCAACGGGGGGCACAGGCGCAGCTGGAACCATCGAGGAGGCGAGCCGTTGA
- the lon gene encoding endopeptidase La has product MAAVTASSGPLTLPVLPLDDAVVLPGMVVPLDLTDTEVRAAVEAAQAAHVSGGKSKPQVLLVPRIDGTYAAVGTLGWIEQVGRLPDGDPGAVIRGVTRVRIGAGTTGPGAALWVEATEVEEPPVTEAPGAVAELVKEYKALATSWLRKRGAWQVVDRVQQIEDVSQLADNSGYSSFLTTEQRVLLLETSDPVERLRIAVATLRDHLAEQDVADTIRKDVQEGMEKAQREFLLRQQLDAVRKELSELNGEPEDEAGDYRARVEAADLPEKVREAALKEVEKLERSSDASPEGSWIRTWLDTVLELPWNTTTDDVYDIPGARSVLDADHAGLDDVKERITEYLAVRKRRSDRGLGVVGGRRGGAVLALVGPPGVGKTSLGESVAKAMGRKFVRVSLGGVRDEAEIRGHRRTYVGALPGRIVRAIKEAGSMNPVVLLDEIDKVGSDYRGDPAAALLEVLDPAQNHTFRDHYLEVELDLSDVVFLATANVLDSIPEPLLDRMELVRLDGYTEDEKVTIARDHLLPRQLERAGLVTDEVSLDDSALRKLAGEYTREAGVRTLERSIARILRKIAARHELGEQKLPFTVTDADLRALIGRPHHTPESAQEPDERRTAVPGVATGLAVTGAGGDVLFIEASLADPETGGSGLTLTGQLGDVMKESAQIALSFLRSHGAELELPVGDLKERGVHIHVPAGGIPKDGPSAGVTMTTALASLLSGQRVRTDVAMTGEVSLTGRVLPIGGVKQKLLAAHRAGITTVIIPKRNEPDLDDVPAEILEKLEVHPVSDVRQVLKLALEQSVADDRIPVAA; this is encoded by the coding sequence ATGGCTGCTGTAACCGCATCGTCCGGACCGCTCACCCTGCCCGTGCTGCCACTGGACGACGCTGTGGTGCTGCCCGGCATGGTGGTGCCGCTGGACCTGACCGACACCGAGGTGCGCGCGGCCGTGGAAGCCGCGCAGGCCGCGCACGTCTCAGGAGGTAAGAGCAAGCCGCAGGTGCTGCTTGTTCCACGGATCGACGGCACGTACGCCGCGGTCGGCACGCTCGGCTGGATCGAGCAGGTCGGCCGGCTGCCCGACGGGGACCCGGGCGCGGTCATCCGCGGGGTGACCAGGGTGCGGATCGGGGCCGGCACCACCGGGCCCGGCGCCGCGCTGTGGGTGGAGGCGACCGAGGTCGAGGAGCCGCCGGTCACCGAGGCGCCCGGCGCGGTCGCCGAGCTCGTCAAGGAGTACAAGGCACTGGCCACCAGCTGGCTGCGCAAGCGCGGTGCCTGGCAGGTCGTGGACCGGGTGCAGCAGATCGAGGACGTCTCGCAGCTCGCGGACAACTCCGGCTACTCCTCGTTCCTGACGACCGAGCAGCGGGTGCTGCTGCTGGAGACCAGCGACCCCGTGGAGCGGCTGCGGATCGCCGTCGCCACGCTGCGCGACCACCTCGCGGAGCAGGACGTCGCCGACACCATCCGCAAGGACGTGCAGGAGGGGATGGAGAAGGCGCAGCGCGAGTTCCTGCTCCGCCAGCAGCTGGACGCGGTCCGCAAGGAGCTGTCCGAGCTGAACGGTGAGCCGGAGGACGAGGCCGGTGACTACCGGGCCCGCGTCGAGGCCGCCGATCTGCCGGAGAAGGTCCGCGAGGCCGCGCTCAAGGAGGTCGAGAAGCTGGAGCGCTCCTCCGACGCCTCGCCCGAGGGCAGCTGGATCCGCACCTGGCTGGACACGGTGCTCGAACTGCCGTGGAACACCACCACCGACGACGTGTACGACATCCCGGGCGCCCGCTCGGTGCTCGACGCGGACCACGCGGGCCTCGATGACGTCAAGGAGCGCATCACCGAGTACCTGGCGGTGCGCAAGCGCCGCTCGGACCGTGGTCTGGGCGTCGTGGGCGGCCGTCGCGGCGGCGCCGTGCTGGCGCTCGTCGGCCCTCCCGGGGTCGGCAAGACCTCGCTCGGCGAGTCCGTCGCGAAGGCGATGGGACGGAAGTTCGTCCGGGTCTCGCTCGGCGGCGTCCGGGACGAGGCGGAGATCCGCGGCCACCGGCGCACCTACGTCGGCGCGCTGCCCGGCCGGATCGTCCGGGCCATCAAGGAGGCCGGGTCGATGAACCCGGTGGTGCTGCTCGACGAGATCGACAAGGTCGGCTCCGACTACCGGGGCGACCCGGCGGCGGCACTGCTGGAGGTCCTGGACCCGGCGCAGAACCACACCTTCCGGGACCACTACCTGGAGGTCGAACTGGACCTGAGCGACGTGGTCTTCCTGGCCACCGCCAACGTCCTGGACTCGATCCCCGAGCCGCTGCTCGACCGGATGGAACTGGTCAGGCTGGACGGCTACACCGAGGACGAGAAGGTCACCATCGCCCGTGACCACCTGCTCCCGCGCCAGCTGGAGCGGGCCGGACTCGTCACCGACGAGGTGTCGCTCGACGACTCGGCGCTGCGCAAGCTCGCCGGGGAGTACACCCGCGAGGCGGGCGTGCGCACCCTGGAACGGTCGATCGCCCGCATCCTGCGGAAGATCGCGGCCCGGCACGAACTGGGCGAGCAGAAGCTGCCGTTCACCGTCACCGACGCGGATCTGCGGGCGCTGATCGGGCGGCCGCACCACACCCCGGAGTCGGCGCAGGAGCCGGACGAGCGGCGGACGGCGGTCCCCGGGGTGGCGACCGGCCTGGCCGTGACCGGAGCGGGCGGCGACGTGCTGTTCATCGAGGCGTCGCTGGCCGACCCGGAGACGGGCGGATCGGGGCTGACCCTCACCGGCCAGCTCGGCGACGTGATGAAGGAGTCGGCACAGATCGCGCTCTCCTTCCTGCGCTCGCACGGCGCCGAACTGGAGCTGCCGGTCGGCGACCTGAAGGAGCGCGGTGTGCACATCCACGTGCCCGCCGGCGGCATCCCGAAGGACGGCCCGAGCGCGGGTGTCACGATGACGACGGCGCTCGCCTCGCTCCTGTCGGGGCAGCGGGTCCGCACCGATGTGGCGATGACCGGTGAGGTGTCGCTGACCGGGCGGGTGCTGCCGATCGGCGGCGTCAAGCAGAAGCTGCTGGCCGCGCACCGGGCCGGCATCACCACGGTGATCATCCCGAAGCGCAACGAGCCCGACCTGGACGACGTGCCCGCGGAGATCCTGGAGAAGCTCGAGGTGCACCCGGTCTCCGACGTCCGGCAGGTGCTGAAGCTGGCGCTGGAGCAGTCGGTGGCGGACGACCGGATCCCGGTCGCCGCCTGA
- a CDS encoding MarR family transcriptional regulator produces MEALERELTVFYRRARASSGEMARELHPELEPAAYGLLVRLQECEPERATDLAAYFGVGKATMSRQLRALEVLGLVTREPDPADGRAFLMRMTAEGRERFSRVRAARRSRYLRRLAAWDRAEVSELARLLQRLNELQGSED; encoded by the coding sequence ATGGAAGCCCTGGAACGCGAGCTGACGGTGTTCTACCGGCGGGCCCGCGCGTCCTCGGGTGAGATGGCGCGTGAGCTGCACCCGGAACTGGAACCCGCCGCCTACGGGCTCCTGGTCCGGCTCCAGGAGTGCGAGCCCGAGCGTGCCACCGACCTCGCCGCGTACTTCGGCGTCGGCAAGGCCACCATGAGCCGGCAGCTGCGCGCGCTGGAGGTGCTGGGACTCGTCACCCGCGAGCCGGATCCGGCCGACGGCCGCGCCTTCCTGATGCGGATGACGGCCGAGGGCCGCGAGCGCTTCTCCCGCGTGCGCGCCGCCCGGCGCTCCCGCTACCTCCGGCGGCTGGCGGCCTGGGACCGCGCCGAGGTCAGCGAACTGGCCCGGCTGCTGCAGCGGCTGAACGAACTGCAGGGCTCGGAAGACTAG